One Coccinella septempunctata chromosome X, icCocSept1.1, whole genome shotgun sequence genomic window carries:
- the LOC123322052 gene encoding phospholipid scramblase 2-like isoform X2: MQPSEEIDMSTFWNSNNESPIAQQPSPDREEERRTRLMLPISTIDWQSTNSTHFLALSGLDFMNNVESLIIQQSVELLEDMSSENRYTIKVPRGETIYYATESSTSCERNFFGSSRAFKMELHDATQQLALTFKRNLACGTCCTCWVHLQLIEVYNGNGQYLGCTEQKAHCTKPYFSVKDKFNNTVYRILGPTKILCCNPEYLNYQIFCDNGSTQVGSIVHQWDAMQVSYNTILQFPNRRLNNDLKASLLGAAFLMEYMYFQRRRQFFKCIC; the protein is encoded by the exons ATGCAGCCGTCTGAAG AAATAGACATGTCTACTTTTTGGAATTCGAATAATGAATCCCCTATTGCTCAACAACCATCACCTGATAGGGAAGAGGAAA gACGAACCAGGCTTATGCTTCCAATTTCCACAATTGACTGGCAATCTACCAATTCTACCCACTTCCTAGCTTTATCAGGCCTCGATTTTATGAATAATGTGGAGAGCTTAATTATTCAACAAAGTGTAGAGTTATTGGAAG ATATGTCTTCTGAAAATAGATACACCATCAAAGTTCCCAGAGGTGAAACAATCTATTATGCTACAGAATCGTCAACTTCGTGCGAAAGAAACTTTTTCGGTTCTAGTAGAGCCTTCAAAATGGAGCTGCATGATGCAACCCAACAGTTGGCTCTAACCTTCAAAAGGAACTTGGCATGTGGTACTTGCTGCACATGTTGGGTTCATCTGCAACTTATTGAGGTTTATAATGGAAATGGTCAATACTTAGGATGTACAGAACAGAAGGCTCATTGTACCAAGCCTTATTTTTCAGTAAAGGATAAATTCAACAACACTGTTTATCGGATACTTGGGCCGACTAAAATACTCTGTTGCAATCCTGAATATCTCAATTATCAG ATTTTTTGTGATAATGGATCAACTCAAGTGGGAAGTATTGTTCACCAATGGGATGCTATGCAAGTGTCTTACAATACGATTTTGCAATTTCCTAATAGGAGACTGAATAATGACTTGAAAGCTTCTCTCCTTGGTGCTGCATTTCTAATG GAATATATGTACTTCCAAAGACGTAGGCAATTCTTCAAATGTATCTGCTGA
- the LOC123322044 gene encoding uncharacterized protein LOC123322044 produces the protein MEISVLYALWIFFGIYGVIAQGDSLRSALNAVDRRQRYFYDNPIIYPHENSAELSYLPDSESIGGNDLLDYFSEDDNEVGKQISSSFRERQGDREKQLEELSQRVLSNLEGDDSFENSIYRMQDPWRKYRNDYYARNDRIHNRKRQFYPEFGYDSIGLRKRDKYAPSEYTSEYNDPYNMNNEDYPSEYMDTFGYAKRAAALGDYGNRYENIRPNYWSNVRHIPVTKRSSEYPKSTKNKKQQSTGKTDPKVEKDLSSVFAGPDKKKTQKYPKKTDEVKKEQKVPDDKSKTNDSKAKSETQNNTKKTTEEIASEKPIQISKKSIDWSDYFGLDRRKKNKDFDKEWVMDRYHKAIAASKKNAEYPLQMFRDHDGIKTPKRGKNEYDDLKLENMDRKLKSIEDEIVDDALKYTGANEGVTDPKDIAEVEDGIISRLAKAYSIEKMRRALGEYKMLVDKEREKLRRQEEEDVEDETFSEEKRVSVPRKQAVDPNKDDKVEDNHIKCAQGNADCDEENYKTPIEVIQQMNYEMGGCPKIQRDCRQVSALLGQYAKVFEEACNLHQMCLLCGNNNWYPATRQCNILYLSKVYDMCEGKSECQKEMQKSVRYLMNINRNIRDNPSGNCNLVCPDGPDGA, from the exons ATGGAGATAAGTGTTCTCTATGCGTTGTGGATTTTCTTTGGGATATATGGAGTGATTGCTCAAGGAGATTCCTTGAGAAGTGCCCTGAACGCAGTCGACAGGAGACAGCGCTATTTCTACGATAACCCGATAATCTATCCACATGAAAATTCTGCGGAACTGAGTTATTTGCCAGATTCAGAGTCTATTGGAG GAAATGATCTGCTCGACTATTTCTCCGAAGATGATAACGAGGTTGGCAAGCAGATATCTTCTTCGTTCAGAGAAAGACAGGGTGATCGCGAAAAACAACTCGAAGAACTTTCTCAACGTGTACTTTCCAACTTAGAAGGGGATGATTCTTTCGAGAATTCCATTTACCGTATGCAAGATCCATGGAGGAAGTACAGAAATGATTATTACGCCAGAAATGATAGAATACACAACAGGAAGAGACAATTTTACCCAGAATTCGGTTACGACAGTATAGGACTGAGGAAACGAGATAAATACGCTCCTTCAGAATATACAAGCGAGTACAATGATCCCTACAATATGAATAATGAAGATTACCCAAGTGAATATATGGATACTTTCGGTTACGCCAAGAGAGCGGCTGCTTTAGGTGATTACGGAAATCGTTACGAAAATATTCGTCCGAACTATTGGTCCAACGTCAGACATATCCCTGTTACAAAACGGAGTAGCGAGTATCCTAAGAGCACGAAAAACAAAAAGCAACAGTCAACCGGAAAAACAGATCCCAAGGTCGAAAAAGATTTGAGCAGTGTCTTCGCAGGACCGGATaagaaaaaaactcaaaaatatcCGAAAAAAACTGATGAGGTCAAGAAAGAGCAGAAAGTGCCTGATGATAAATCGAAAACTAACGATTCAAAAGCAAAATCTGAAACGCAGAATAATACCAAGAAAACCACCGAGGAGATTGCAAGCGAAAAACCTATacaaatttcaaagaaatctaTTGACTGGTCCGACTATTTCGGCTTGGATCGACGCAAGAAGAACAAAGATTTCGACAAGGAATGGGTCATGGATAGATACCACAAAGCCATCGCTGCTTCGAAAAAGAATGCTGAATATCCCCTTCAAATGTTCCGTGACCACGACGGCATCAAGACACCCAAGAGGGGAAAGAACGAATATGATGATCTCAAACTGGAAAATATGGATCGCAAATTGAAAAGTATCGAAGACGAAATCGTTGATGACGCTTTAAAGTACACCGGAGCAAACGAAGGGGTCACAGATCCTAAGGACATCGCAGAAGTGGAAGATGGAATCATTTCTAGATTGGCCAAGGCATACAGTATCGAAAAAATGAGAAGGGCCTTAGGCGAATATAAGATGCTCGTCGATAAGGAACGTGAGAAATTAAGGAggcaagaagaagaagacgtGGAAGATGAGACATTTTCCGAGGAGAAACGAGTTTCAGTACCCAGGAAACAGGCTGTAGATCCTAATAAGGATGACAAGGTGGAAGATAATCATATCAAATGCGCGCAAGGTAATGCTGACTGTGATGAGGAAAATTACAAAACTCCGATAGAGGTCATCCAGCAGATGAACTATGAAATGG GAGGCTGCCCAAAAATCCAGCGCGATTGTAGACAAGTTTCAGCTCTGCTTGGACAATATGCTAAGGTGTTCGAAGAAGCTTGCAACCTCCATCAAATGTGTCTTCTTTGT GGAAATAACAATTGGTATCCAGCAACCAGACAATGTAATATCCTTTATCTTAGCAAGGTTTACGATATGTGCGAGGGCAAATCGGAATGTCAGAAGGAGATGCAAAAATCCGTACGCTACTTGATGAATATCAATAGGAATATTCGCGATAATCCCTCTGGAAACTGCAATCTTGTATGTCCCGATGGTCCAGATGGCGCATAA
- the LOC123322052 gene encoding phospholipid scramblase 2-like isoform X1, with product MQPSEEIDMSTFWNSNNESPIAQQPSPDREEERRTRLMLPISTIDWQSTNSTHFLALSGLDFMNNVESLIIQQSVELLEVVSDMSSENRYTIKVPRGETIYYATESSTSCERNFFGSSRAFKMELHDATQQLALTFKRNLACGTCCTCWVHLQLIEVYNGNGQYLGCTEQKAHCTKPYFSVKDKFNNTVYRILGPTKILCCNPEYLNYQIFCDNGSTQVGSIVHQWDAMQVSYNTILQFPNRRLNNDLKASLLGAAFLMEYMYFQRRRQFFKCIC from the exons ATGCAGCCGTCTGAAG AAATAGACATGTCTACTTTTTGGAATTCGAATAATGAATCCCCTATTGCTCAACAACCATCACCTGATAGGGAAGAGGAAA gACGAACCAGGCTTATGCTTCCAATTTCCACAATTGACTGGCAATCTACCAATTCTACCCACTTCCTAGCTTTATCAGGCCTCGATTTTATGAATAATGTGGAGAGCTTAATTATTCAACAAAGTGTAGAGTTATTGGAAG TTGTTTCAGATATGTCTTCTGAAAATAGATACACCATCAAAGTTCCCAGAGGTGAAACAATCTATTATGCTACAGAATCGTCAACTTCGTGCGAAAGAAACTTTTTCGGTTCTAGTAGAGCCTTCAAAATGGAGCTGCATGATGCAACCCAACAGTTGGCTCTAACCTTCAAAAGGAACTTGGCATGTGGTACTTGCTGCACATGTTGGGTTCATCTGCAACTTATTGAGGTTTATAATGGAAATGGTCAATACTTAGGATGTACAGAACAGAAGGCTCATTGTACCAAGCCTTATTTTTCAGTAAAGGATAAATTCAACAACACTGTTTATCGGATACTTGGGCCGACTAAAATACTCTGTTGCAATCCTGAATATCTCAATTATCAG ATTTTTTGTGATAATGGATCAACTCAAGTGGGAAGTATTGTTCACCAATGGGATGCTATGCAAGTGTCTTACAATACGATTTTGCAATTTCCTAATAGGAGACTGAATAATGACTTGAAAGCTTCTCTCCTTGGTGCTGCATTTCTAATG GAATATATGTACTTCCAAAGACGTAGGCAATTCTTCAAATGTATCTGCTGA
- the LOC123322055 gene encoding elongin-B-like isoform X2 produces MDVFLMVRRKKLTIFIDAKDITTVFELKKIIEGILKVPPKNQRLHSRDSSIMEDEKQLQDYGLTSHTAKVQNPATVGLTVRDENGEFEPLELTPYSAPPDLPDVMKSQEINGQEQSP; encoded by the exons ATG GATGTATTCTTGATGGTTCGtcgaaaaaaattgacaatATTCATCGATGCAAAAGACATAACAACCGTgtttgaactgaaaaaaattattgagg GGATACTCAAAGTTCCGCCAAAAAATCAGAGACTTCACAGTAGGGATAGTAGCATAATGGAAGATGAAAAGCAGTTACAGGATTATGGTCTAACATCACATACTGCGAAGGTTCAAAATCCTGCTACAGTCGGACTAACTGTACG GGATGAAAATGGTGAATTTGAACCATTAGAATTAACCCCATATTCAGCACCTCCAGATCTTCCAGATGTTAtgaaatcacaagaaatcaatgGTCAAGAACAATCACCCTAA
- the LOC123322043 gene encoding semaphorin-1A-like: MTVLWKLHHDYLFFVQFLIWLHFLTNSCQAWLPDSGSKILNNLKQISSSSIKFTGNLTHPDQFVVLAQDEHSILLGGRNKVFNLSIIDFNERVQSRIEWPSSEAHNQLCILKGKTEDDCQNYIRILYRPEPGKLVICGTNSYKPRCRKYIETLNGRFEMENEFEGIGICPYNPDHNSTTVYSDNQLYSATVADFSGGDPIIYRDPQRTEQLDLKQLNAPHFVSSVPYGEHIYFFYRETAVEYMNCGKIIYSRVARVCKNDQGGPHQMTDRWTSFLKARLNCSVPGEYPFYFDEIQSTSEIINGTYGSGGTKNIIYGTLTTPNNAIGGSAICVYNMDDIISAFQGSFKHQESLNSNWLPLSNNMVPKPRPGECVPDSRSLPERNVNFIKTHSMMEEAVPAYFGKPILIRVSLQYRFTVTTVDPQIRTSDNEAFDLLYVGTDDGRVLKIVNIPNEEGAKAVVISENNVMPHGISIKQIKLTPEGGKIIVVSRDEVRLVDLSQCTNVHTCSECVDLQDPHCGWDAKQKACVPISKVTLRRYLIQDVRQGDKAKCSWTTLPTEKIQSRKPVQKAEIPTNTDKDRDLYPSVRSSEEDEEIPDCTNDIEGCAVKQRIAGETQTLHLIIVGACIGALIVGFISGFFFSRRFRSTGAYHDPPFFEQHNHLERLSGNQNFLPPRPNKTVNLVLNVRSPSPPLKKDNLDISKDLNIANDGTLQKIKKTYI; this comes from the exons ATGACGGTGCTCTGGAAACTTCATCATGACTACTTATTTTTCGTCCAGTTTTTGATATGGCTTCATTTTTTGACCAATTCGTGTCAGGCATGGCTTCCAGATAGTGGATCGAAGATATTGAATAACCTGAAACAAATATCTAGTTCAAGTATTAA gtTTACCGGTAATTTAACACATCCAGACCAGTTCGTCGTCTTGGCTCAAGATGAACACTCCATTTTGCTGGGAGGAAGAAACAAGGTATTCAATCTTAGTATTATTGATTTCAATGAGAGAGTCCAGTCCAGGATTGAATGGCCCTCTTCGGAAGCCCATAATCAACTGTGCATATTGAaaggaaaaacagaagatgATTGCCAAAACTATATTAGGATACTGTACCGTCCAGAGCCCGGCAAACTGGTTATATGTGGCACCAATTCTTACAAACCACGATGCAGAAAATATATCGAAACG TTGAACGGACGTTTCGAGATGGAAAATGAATTCGAAGGAATTGGTATATGTCCCTACAATCCAGATCACAACAGTACGACGGTGTACAGCGATAACCAGCTATACTCAGCCACAGTAGCTGACTTTTCCGGAGGTGACCCGATCATATATAGAGATCCCCAACGTACTGAACAGCTTGATCTCAAACAATTGAATG CTCCACATTTTGTTAGCTCAGTACCTTATGGAgaacatatttattttttctacagAGAAACTGCTGTTGAGTATATGAACTGTGGCAAG ATAATTTATTCGAGGGTAGCAAGAGTTTGTAAAAATGACCAAGGAGGACCGCATCAGATGACAGATAGATGGACATCATTCCTAAAGGCTCGACTGAATTGTTCTGTACCGGGGGAATACCCTTTCTATTTCGACGAAATAC AGTCGACTAGTGAAATTATAAATGGTACCTATGGATCTGGTGGTacgaaaaatattatttatggTACACTTACAACACCAAATAACGCCATAGGAGGATCTGCAATATGTGTATATAACATGGATGATATAATAAGCGCATTCCAG ggAAGCTTCAAACATCAGGAAAGCCTAAACTCAAACTGGCTTCCACTTTCGAACAACATGGTGCCTAAGCCAAGACCTGGAGAATGTGTTCCAGATAGCAGATCATTACCTGAAAGAAATGTGAATTTTATCAAAACACATTCTATGATGGAAGAAGCAGTACCAGCTTATTTCGGCAAACCAATTTTGATAAGAGTCAGCCTTCAATATAGATTTACTGTGACCACTGTAGACCCTCAAATTCGAACAAGTGATAATGAAGCATttgatctgctatacgttgGAACTG ACGATGGAAGGGTGCTGAAAATTGTCAATATCCCAAATGAAGAAGGTGCAAAAGCTGTTGTCATTTCAGAGAATAATGTTATGCCCCATGGGATATCCATTAAACAGATCAAACTCACACCTGAAGGTGGAAAAATTATAGTAGTCAGTAGGGATGAAGTAAGATTAGTTGATTTGAGCCAGTGCACAAATGTACACACATGCAG TGAATGTGTTGATCTTCAAGATCCACATTGTGGGTGGGATGCCAAACAGAAAGCATGTGTACCCATTAGTAAAGTTACATTAAGAAGGTATTTAATACAGGATGTGAGACAAGGAGACAAAGCCAAATGCAGTTGGACCACCCTTCCTACAG AGAAAATCCAGTCCCGTAAACCAGTCCAGAAGGCTGAGATACCAACCAACACGGACAAAGATCGGGATCTTTACCCATCTGTCAGAAGTAGTGAAGAAGATGAAGAAATTCCAGATTGTACGAATGATATCGAGGGATGTGCGGTCAAACAAAGAATCGCTGGCGAAACACAAACCCTCCATCTCATTATAGTTGGAGCCTGCATAGGAGCTCTGATCGTTGGCTTTATATCTGGATTTTTCTTCTCAAGGCGATTTCGTTCAACAGGTGCTTACCATGATCCGCCGTTTTTCGAGCAGCACAACCATTTAGAAAG attgagtggaaatcagaattttttacCCCCACGTCCGAACAAAACTGTGAATTTGGTGTTGAATGTTCGCAGTCCATCTCCCCCCTTAAAGAAGGATAATCTGGACATAAGCAAGGATCTCAATATAGCTAACGATGGAACTTTACAAAAGATAAAAAAAACTTACATTtga
- the LOC123322055 gene encoding elongin-B-like isoform X1 — protein MDVFLMVRRKKLTIFIDAKDITTVFELKKIIEGILKVPPKNQRLHSRDSSIMEDEKQLQDYGLTSHTAKVQNPATVGLTVRICSRDENGEFEPLELTPYSAPPDLPDVMKSQEINGQEQSP, from the exons ATG GATGTATTCTTGATGGTTCGtcgaaaaaaattgacaatATTCATCGATGCAAAAGACATAACAACCGTgtttgaactgaaaaaaattattgagg GGATACTCAAAGTTCCGCCAAAAAATCAGAGACTTCACAGTAGGGATAGTAGCATAATGGAAGATGAAAAGCAGTTACAGGATTATGGTCTAACATCACATACTGCGAAGGTTCAAAATCCTGCTACAGTCGGACTAACTGTACG TATTTGTTCCAGGGATGAAAATGGTGAATTTGAACCATTAGAATTAACCCCATATTCAGCACCTCCAGATCTTCCAGATGTTAtgaaatcacaagaaatcaatgGTCAAGAACAATCACCCTAA